In one Thermodesulfobacteriota bacterium genomic region, the following are encoded:
- a CDS encoding branched chain amino acid aminotransferase (catalyzes the transamination of the branched-chain amino acids to their respective alpha-keto acids), producing the protein MDGKLVPWDEAAVHVLTHTLHYGLGVFEGIRCYLGEDGRSAVLRLEEHTERLFASARIVQMDIPFTPGEINSAVKE; encoded by the coding sequence ATGGACGGGAAGCTCGTTCCGTGGGACGAAGCCGCGGTGCACGTGCTTACCCATACGCTCCATTACGGTCTCGGGGTGTTCGAGGGCATAAGGTGCTACCTCGGCGAGGACGGGCGCAGCGCGGTCTTAAGGCTCGAAGAGCACACCGAAAGGCTCTTCGCCTCGGCCCGGATAGTCCAGATGGATATACCGTTCACCCCCGGCGAGATAAACTCGGCCGTTAAGGAG